One region of Oxalobacteraceae bacterium OTU3CAMAD1 genomic DNA includes:
- a CDS encoding GTP cyclohydrolase I, with translation MTTEQPPAYRPATTTASERIRARLIASNTRFHANDNIAAYIEPGELDQLLDEVSGHMQKVLESLVIDTVSDHNTQDTARRVAKMYMNEVFGGRYVDMPPVTEFPNAANLNELMIIGPITVRSACSHHLCPVIGKVWIGVMPNQHSNLIGLSKYARLASWIMSRPQIQEEAVVQLADLLQEKMQPDGLAVIMEADHFCMQWRGVKDMDARMINSVMHGSFLKDPALRREFLSLIKR, from the coding sequence ATGACCACCGAGCAGCCTCCGGCATATCGCCCTGCCACCACCACCGCCTCCGAGCGCATCCGCGCGCGCCTGATCGCCAGCAACACGCGCTTTCATGCCAACGACAATATCGCCGCCTACATCGAACCCGGTGAGCTGGACCAGCTGCTGGACGAAGTTAGCGGCCATATGCAGAAGGTGCTGGAGAGCCTGGTCATCGACACCGTCAGCGACCATAACACGCAGGATACCGCGCGCCGCGTCGCCAAGATGTACATGAACGAGGTGTTCGGCGGCCGCTACGTCGACATGCCGCCAGTGACCGAATTCCCCAACGCCGCCAACCTGAACGAGTTGATGATCATCGGCCCGATCACGGTGCGCAGCGCGTGCTCGCACCATCTGTGCCCGGTGATCGGCAAGGTCTGGATCGGCGTCATGCCGAACCAGCACTCCAACCTGATCGGCCTGTCCAAATATGCGCGCCTGGCCAGCTGGATCATGAGCCGGCCGCAGATCCAGGAAGAGGCGGTGGTTCAATTGGCCGATCTGCTGCAAGAGAAAATGCAGCCGGACGGCCTGGCCGTTATCATGGAGGCGGACCACTTTTGCATGCAGTGGCGCGGCGTCAAGGACATGGACGCGCGCATGATCAATAGCGTCATGCACGGCTCCTTCCTCAAGGACCCGGCCCTGCGGCGCGAGTTCCTGTCGCTGATCAAACGCTGA
- a CDS encoding branched-chain amino acid ABC transporter substrate-binding protein has protein sequence MKFPTKATVVKTTTIAGAVALVLATGATAAQAEDIIKIGHVAATSGPIAHLGKDNENGARMAVDELNAKGVVIGGKKYKIVLQAEDDAADPKQATAAAQKLVDARVQGVIGHETSGTSIPASRIYYDAGIPQISPSASNPQYTRQRYNTTFRNVANDEQLGAALARYAMQQVKAKRIAVIDDRTAYGKGLVDEFVKNVKRGGAATGSSIVSTQFTNDKATDFSAILTAVKATKPDMIFFGGMDAVAGPMLRQMKQLAIPIKFMGGDGMCSDSVPRLAGNAMSDGQVICAEAGGVEPSQEKGMADFRVAYKKRYGIDVQTYAPYTYDALMTMVAAMQKAGSPDPAKYLPELAKIQYKGVTGNIAFDARGDVKDGVLTIYTFKNATREKLAVVK, from the coding sequence ATGAAGTTCCCAACAAAAGCAACTGTAGTAAAAACAACGACGATCGCCGGCGCCGTGGCGCTGGTTCTGGCCACCGGCGCCACCGCCGCGCAGGCCGAAGACATCATCAAGATTGGCCATGTGGCGGCTACCTCCGGCCCCATCGCCCACCTGGGCAAGGACAACGAAAACGGCGCCCGCATGGCGGTCGATGAGCTCAACGCCAAGGGCGTGGTCATCGGCGGCAAAAAATACAAGATCGTGCTGCAGGCGGAGGACGACGCCGCCGATCCGAAGCAGGCCACGGCCGCCGCGCAGAAACTGGTGGACGCCAGGGTGCAGGGCGTGATCGGGCACGAGACGTCCGGCACCTCGATTCCGGCCTCGCGGATTTACTACGACGCCGGCATCCCGCAGATATCGCCGTCGGCCAGCAACCCGCAGTACACGCGCCAGCGCTACAACACCACCTTCCGCAATGTCGCCAACGACGAGCAGCTGGGCGCCGCGCTGGCCCGCTACGCGATGCAGCAGGTGAAGGCCAAGCGCATCGCCGTCATCGACGACCGCACGGCCTACGGCAAAGGCCTGGTCGACGAATTCGTCAAGAACGTCAAGCGTGGCGGGGCGGCGACCGGGTCGAGCATCGTGTCGACCCAGTTCACCAACGACAAGGCGACCGACTTCAGCGCCATCCTGACGGCGGTCAAGGCGACCAAGCCGGATATGATTTTCTTCGGCGGCATGGACGCCGTGGCCGGCCCGATGCTGCGCCAGATGAAGCAGCTGGCGATCCCGATCAAGTTCATGGGTGGCGACGGCATGTGTTCCGATTCGGTGCCGCGCCTGGCGGGTAACGCCATGAGCGACGGGCAGGTGATCTGCGCGGAGGCGGGCGGGGTGGAGCCGTCGCAGGAGAAGGGCATGGCCGATTTCCGCGTGGCGTACAAGAAGCGGTACGGGATCGACGTGCAGACGTACGCGCCGTACACCTACGACGCGCTGATGACGATGGTGGCGGCGATGCAAAAAGCCGGCTCGCCCGATCCGGCCAAGTATCTGCCGGAGCTGGCGAAGATCCAGTACAAGGGCGTGACCGGCAATATCGCGTTCGATGCGCGCGGCGATGTGAAGGATGGCGTGCTGACCATCTACACGTTCAAGAACGCCACGCGCGAGAAGCTGGCGGTGGTGAAGTAA
- a CDS encoding aminotransferase class I/II-fold pyridoxal phosphate-dependent enzyme, which translates to MAISQRIARSKPLATTAMHGRVDAMKARGEDVIDFSIAISHFQAPEAVLEATRAGLRQPSLAYTAVVGDAAIRSRLAAKAVKENGIDATPADILVTNGAKQALYQALYVMADPGDRVIIFKPHWPAYVATSKLLGLEPVLVDLPDVITAELLDSLPPAKVLIINNPHNPTGAVLTAAEIDCIGAWLKRTGTHAIVDESYEKLIFDGAHISLASRPDWREIGVVTLFSASQSYAMMGWRAGFAVAPPDLVSAMETLQGPITAAAPMLIQLALAAAFESGEPHAMLADYRARRDLVLDLTAGLPWLTMRRPASGPYLWADVSPLTMDTTALSERLLAERSVAVMPGEALGMPGYIRIGYISDDVATLRRGVKAIVDFGDALYRAH; encoded by the coding sequence ATGGCAATTTCCCAACGCATCGCGCGTTCAAAGCCTTTGGCCACCACGGCCATGCACGGCCGTGTCGACGCCATGAAGGCGCGCGGCGAGGACGTGATCGATTTTTCCATCGCCATCTCCCATTTCCAGGCGCCCGAGGCGGTGCTCGAAGCGACCCGCGCGGGCCTGCGCCAGCCGTCGCTGGCCTACACCGCCGTCGTCGGCGACGCGGCGATCCGCTCGCGGCTCGCCGCCAAGGCCGTCAAGGAAAATGGCATCGACGCCACGCCGGCCGACATCCTCGTCACCAACGGCGCCAAACAGGCGCTGTATCAGGCTTTATATGTCATGGCCGATCCGGGCGACCGCGTGATCATCTTCAAGCCGCACTGGCCGGCCTACGTGGCGACCAGCAAGCTGCTTGGACTTGAACCGGTGTTGGTCGACCTGCCCGACGTGATCACCGCCGAACTGTTGGACAGCCTGCCGCCCGCCAAGGTCCTGATCATCAACAACCCGCACAACCCGACCGGCGCCGTGCTCACGGCCGCCGAAATCGACTGCATCGGCGCCTGGCTCAAACGCACCGGCACCCACGCAATCGTCGACGAGAGCTACGAGAAGCTGATTTTCGACGGCGCCCATATCAGCCTGGCATCGCGCCCGGACTGGCGCGAGATCGGCGTCGTCACGCTGTTTTCGGCCTCGCAAAGCTACGCGATGATGGGCTGGCGCGCCGGCTTCGCGGTGGCGCCGCCGGATCTGGTGTCGGCCATGGAAACGCTGCAAGGTCCGATCACCGCCGCCGCGCCGATGCTGATCCAGCTGGCGCTGGCCGCCGCTTTCGAATCGGGCGAACCGCACGCGATGCTGGCCGACTACCGCGCCCGCCGCGATCTGGTGCTCGACCTGACCGCCGGCCTGCCCTGGCTGACGATGCGCCGCCCGGCCTCCGGCCCTTACCTGTGGGCCGACGTCTCGCCGCTGACGATGGACACCACCGCGCTGTCCGAACGGCTGCTGGCCGAGCGCTCGGTGGCGGTGATGCCGGGGGAGGCGCTGGGCATGCCCGGCTACATCCGCATCGGCTATATCTCCGACGACGTGGCCACGCTGCGGCGAGGCGTCAAAGCCATCGTCGATTTCGGCGACGCACTGTACCGCGCCCACTGA
- a CDS encoding ATP-binding protein, with protein sequence MAFLLFQLNSLRSRLILLVALAIAPIAVMTIVSGVREREHAIRVAEENLQQLTNLAAANEAQSIESARQILRDLASVPDLTGDQAHCSRLLANIHKQNPDYANFGLVQLNGDVTCTAIPSKTMVNLGDRTHFRRAVHLRRFVAGGYVFGRVIQKHTVNLTYPLLDEGQQVQAVVFAALDLTKLDRFVADIQLPPGSLLMTADSDGKIIARKPHPEQWFGKQVWPEMRAAMAGEPGKPVLLTGPDGVERLHRFARVGNNGLSDYTVTIGIPADDITAVARRDQKLDLLALAVTLILALLAAWFVGDVLVLRRVKRLATTANSIASGTLAARSGITYGNEEISELARALDAMAAALQEKERQHLLAETQLRQADQRKDEFLAMLAHELRNPLAPISAGAQLLQSGNASPQAVERTAGIIVRQVTHMTRLVDDLLDVSRVTRGLVTLTRVPLNVADVVADAIEQADPMMRAKQHRFDLVLPETPLQVMGDHKRLVQVLVNVLNNAAKYTPAGGVIRLLVRAEAGEVKMVISDNGIGMSDELRGRVFELFAQADRNSDRSQGGLGLGLALVKTLVELHGGTVVVDSGGDQKGSTFTIKLPGTAGAQAPVAAKPVAAPQTKLHVLVVDDNIDAAQTLQLLLETVGHEVFLAHTAHAGLEIAQSVAPQLCLLDIGLPDLSGNDLARGLRKLPQTANATLVAVTGYGRREDRELAKDAGFDHYFVKPVDVDRLLAVIATLN encoded by the coding sequence GTGGCCTTCCTCCTCTTCCAACTCAATAGCCTGCGCAGCCGGCTGATTTTACTGGTGGCGCTGGCGATCGCGCCGATCGCGGTGATGACCATCGTCAGTGGCGTGCGCGAACGGGAACACGCGATCCGCGTGGCCGAGGAAAACCTGCAGCAGCTGACCAACCTGGCCGCCGCCAACGAGGCGCAATCGATCGAAAGCGCGCGCCAGATCCTGCGCGACCTGGCCAGCGTGCCCGATCTGACGGGCGACCAGGCCCATTGCAGCCGCCTGCTGGCCAACATCCACAAACAGAATCCGGACTACGCCAACTTTGGCCTGGTCCAGTTGAACGGCGATGTCACCTGCACCGCCATCCCGTCCAAGACCATGGTCAATCTGGGAGACCGCACGCATTTCCGCCGCGCCGTCCACCTGCGCCGGTTTGTCGCCGGCGGCTACGTCTTCGGCCGCGTGATCCAGAAGCACACCGTCAACCTCACCTATCCGCTGCTCGACGAGGGCCAGCAGGTGCAGGCCGTGGTGTTCGCCGCGCTGGACCTGACCAAGCTCGATCGCTTCGTCGCCGACATCCAGCTGCCGCCCGGCTCCCTGCTGATGACCGCCGATTCCGACGGCAAAATCATCGCCCGCAAGCCCCATCCGGAGCAGTGGTTCGGCAAACAGGTGTGGCCGGAGATGCGCGCGGCCATGGCCGGCGAGCCGGGAAAACCTGTGCTGCTCACGGGCCCGGACGGCGTCGAACGGCTGCACCGCTTCGCCCGGGTCGGCAACAACGGGCTGTCCGACTACACGGTCACGATCGGCATTCCCGCCGACGACATCACCGCCGTGGCCCGCCGCGACCAGAAGCTCGACCTGCTGGCATTGGCGGTCACCCTGATCCTGGCGCTGCTGGCGGCGTGGTTCGTCGGCGACGTGCTGGTGCTGCGCCGGGTCAAGCGGCTGGCCACCACCGCCAACAGCATCGCGTCAGGCACCCTGGCCGCGCGCAGCGGCATCACCTACGGCAACGAGGAGATCAGCGAACTGGCGCGCGCGCTCGACGCCATGGCCGCCGCGCTGCAGGAAAAAGAGCGGCAGCACCTGCTGGCCGAGACCCAGCTGCGCCAGGCCGACCAGCGCAAGGACGAATTCCTGGCGATGCTGGCGCACGAACTGCGTAATCCGCTGGCGCCGATCAGCGCCGGGGCCCAGCTGCTCCAGAGCGGCAACGCCAGCCCGCAGGCGGTCGAACGCACCGCCGGCATCATCGTGCGCCAGGTCACGCACATGACCCGGCTGGTCGACGACCTGCTCGACGTCTCGCGCGTGACGCGCGGCCTGGTGACGTTGACGCGGGTGCCACTGAACGTGGCCGACGTCGTCGCCGACGCCATCGAACAGGCCGACCCGATGATGCGCGCCAAGCAGCACCGCTTCGACCTGGTGCTGCCGGAGACGCCGCTGCAGGTGATGGGCGACCATAAACGGCTGGTGCAGGTGCTGGTCAATGTGCTCAACAACGCGGCCAAGTACACGCCGGCCGGCGGCGTTATCCGTTTGCTGGTGCGCGCGGAGGCGGGCGAAGTCAAGATGGTCATCAGCGACAACGGCATCGGCATGTCGGACGAATTGCGCGGCCGCGTGTTCGAGCTGTTCGCGCAGGCCGACCGCAATTCCGACCGTTCGCAGGGCGGACTGGGACTGGGCCTGGCGCTGGTCAAGACGCTGGTCGAACTGCATGGCGGCACGGTGGTTGTCGACAGCGGCGGCGACCAGAAAGGCAGCACCTTCACCATCAAGCTGCCCGGCACGGCGGGCGCGCAGGCGCCGGTGGCGGCCAAGCCGGTGGCCGCGCCGCAAACGAAGCTGCACGTGCTGGTGGTCGACGATAACATCGACGCCGCGCAGACCTTGCAGCTGTTGCTGGAAACCGTCGGCCACGAGGTCTTCCTGGCCCATACCGCGCACGCGGGACTGGAGATCGCGCAGTCGGTCGCGCCGCAACTGTGCCTGCTCGACATCGGCCTGCCTGACCTCAGCGGCAACGACCTGGCGCGGGGGCTGCGCAAGCTGCCGCAGACCGCCAACGCCACCCTGGTGGCGGTGACCGGGTACGGGCGCCGCGAGGACCGCGAATTGGCCAAGGACGCGGGCTTCGATCATTACTTCGTCAAGCCGGTCGATGTCGACAGATTGCTCGCGGTGATCGCGACGCTGAACTAG
- a CDS encoding TonB-dependent receptor, translating into MIHLPARKRLAAAVLTALHCLPSQAQTETELQTVVISASADASAAGLSKAFAGGQVARGGRVGLLGNMDNMDTPFNSTNYTQQFIQDQQARSVADVLQSDPSVRVARGFGNYQEMYIIRGFPVASDDLAYNGLYGVLPRQYIAAELLERVEVFRGANTFLNGASPSGGGIGGAINLLPKRAPNVPLTEISAGLQSGRQTHLAADIARRFGDENRIGLRFNAVQRKGGTAIDDEHRELQLAALGADYRGRGFRLSADLGWQGSKLSNARPAVNVATTLPIPAAPDGSANYGQPWDYSSERDVFGTLRGEWDVAKDVVAWASFGGRRGHELNRLGSTLNLTSSAGAGNMRRFDNAREDDIKTGELGLRAALRTGPVSHKLAVTTTGFDLDSRNAYATSSYQATSLYDPPVMALPLLTTFGNAMSDPRTTNEVKLVSGAVADSMGFLDDSVLLTVGVRHQRIRQTGYAYNTGKQNADYSESANTPIAALVYKASKQVSLYANYIESLQQGAVAGSTAVNVGQIFAPYKSRQKEVGAKYDGGRFGANVALFTTTQPQGVLNPASRVFGIDGEQRNRGAEFSAFGEPLRGLRVLGGVTLLDATQERTAGGATDGKDVIGIPKSQVNFGVDWDVPGMPGLSLSARALHTASQAVNAANTQELPSWNRLDASARFQLDLDGRTYTLRVRVDNLTDKRYWASAGGSQGTGYLVLGAPRSFALTASTEF; encoded by the coding sequence ATGATTCATCTTCCCGCGCGCAAGCGTCTCGCCGCCGCCGTTCTCACCGCCCTCCACTGCCTGCCCTCGCAGGCCCAGACCGAAACGGAACTGCAAACAGTCGTCATCAGCGCCAGCGCCGACGCCTCGGCCGCCGGCCTGTCGAAGGCCTTCGCCGGCGGACAGGTCGCCAGGGGTGGGCGCGTTGGCCTGCTCGGCAACATGGACAACATGGACACACCGTTCAACAGCACCAACTACACGCAGCAGTTCATCCAGGACCAGCAGGCGCGCAGCGTGGCCGACGTGCTGCAAAGCGATCCCTCGGTGCGCGTGGCGCGCGGTTTCGGCAATTACCAGGAGATGTACATCATTCGCGGCTTTCCGGTCGCTTCGGACGATCTGGCCTACAACGGCTTGTACGGCGTGCTGCCGCGCCAGTACATCGCGGCCGAACTGCTGGAACGCGTGGAAGTGTTCAGGGGTGCCAACACCTTCCTCAACGGCGCCTCGCCGTCCGGCGGCGGCATCGGCGGCGCCATCAACCTGCTGCCCAAGCGCGCGCCCAACGTGCCGCTGACCGAAATCAGCGCCGGCCTGCAATCGGGACGTCAAACCCACCTGGCGGCCGACATCGCCCGCCGCTTCGGCGACGAAAACCGCATCGGCCTGCGTTTCAACGCCGTGCAGCGCAAAGGCGGCACCGCCATCGACGACGAACACCGCGAGCTGCAACTGGCCGCGCTGGGCGCCGACTATCGCGGACGCGGCTTCCGGCTGTCTGCGGACCTGGGCTGGCAGGGCAGTAAGCTAAGCAACGCCCGCCCGGCCGTCAACGTCGCCACCACCCTGCCGATTCCAGCGGCGCCGGACGGCAGCGCCAACTACGGCCAGCCTTGGGACTACTCCAGCGAGCGCGATGTCTTCGGCACCCTGCGCGGCGAGTGGGACGTGGCCAAGGACGTGGTGGCGTGGGCCTCGTTCGGCGGGCGACGCGGCCATGAACTCAATCGATTGGGCAGCACCCTGAACCTTACTTCCAGCGCCGGCGCCGGCAATATGCGCCGTTTCGACAACGCCCGCGAAGACGATATCAAAACCGGCGAACTGGGATTGCGCGCCGCGCTGCGCACCGGTCCTGTAAGCCACAAGCTGGCGGTGACGACGACCGGCTTCGATCTCGATTCGCGCAACGCCTACGCCACATCGTCCTATCAGGCGACGTCGCTGTACGACCCGCCGGTGATGGCCCTGCCGCTTCTGACCACGTTCGGCAACGCCATGTCCGACCCGCGCACCACCAACGAGGTAAAGCTGGTCAGCGGCGCGGTGGCCGACAGCATGGGCTTCCTCGACGACAGCGTGCTGCTGACGGTCGGCGTGCGCCATCAAAGAATCCGGCAGACCGGCTACGCCTACAACACGGGCAAGCAAAACGCCGACTACAGCGAGAGCGCCAACACGCCGATCGCGGCGCTGGTGTACAAGGCGTCGAAACAGGTGTCGCTGTACGCGAACTATATCGAGAGCCTGCAGCAAGGCGCGGTGGCCGGATCGACAGCCGTCAACGTCGGCCAGATTTTCGCGCCGTACAAATCGCGCCAGAAAGAAGTGGGCGCGAAGTACGACGGCGGCCGCTTCGGCGCCAATGTCGCGCTGTTCACCACCACCCAGCCGCAGGGCGTGCTGAACCCGGCAAGCAGGGTATTCGGCATCGATGGCGAGCAGCGCAACCGTGGCGCGGAATTCTCGGCCTTCGGCGAACCGCTGCGCGGACTGCGCGTGCTGGGCGGCGTGACTTTACTCGACGCCACGCAGGAGCGCACCGCCGGCGGCGCAACCGACGGCAAGGACGTCATCGGCATCCCCAAGTCGCAGGTCAATTTCGGCGTCGATTGGGATGTGCCGGGCATGCCGGGCCTGAGCCTGTCGGCGCGCGCGCTGCACACGGCGTCGCAGGCGGTCAACGCGGCCAATACACAGGAACTGCCGTCGTGGAACCGGCTCGACGCCAGCGCGCGATTCCAGCTCGATCTGGATGGCCGAACCTATACGCTGCGGGTGCGCGTCGACAACCTGACCGACAAGCGCTACTGGGCCTCCGCCGGCGGCTCTCAGGGCACCGGTTATCTGGTGCTCGGGGCGCCGCGCAGTTTCGCGCTCACGGCAAGCACGGAGTTCTAG
- a CDS encoding TIGR02450 family Trp-rich protein, giving the protein MTTKPAPALRLSPQKLRLSKWTAVTPSNKEKHFMVVELVEPVREGGAVEEIVLEAVHSRRRQTMPWRELADGANWRQGWK; this is encoded by the coding sequence ATGACAACAAAGCCAGCGCCCGCGCTGCGCTTGAGTCCTCAAAAACTCAGGCTGAGCAAGTGGACGGCGGTCACGCCGAGCAACAAGGAAAAGCATTTCATGGTGGTGGAGCTGGTCGAGCCGGTGCGGGAGGGCGGGGCGGTGGAGGAGATCGTGCTGGAGGCGGTGCATTCGCGCCGCCGGCAAACGATGCCGTGGCGCGAGTTGGCCGACGGCGCCAATTGGCGTCAAGGCTGGAAATAA
- a CDS encoding MerR family transcriptional regulator, with protein MSKAEPKPELKPTGYRSGVAARLAGLPVETLRVWERRYGVSDVDRSPHGQRLYSADQVRRLGLLKRVVDQGHAIGTVARLAADELIALAGAAPSPAAPGAATQTIKIAVAGAGLARRLSAIRTSPELDIVASCFQLEGAAEAMAGVTADVLLIESSEMSADALPQIQAARRAMQVRTVVVLYRFCDSATVRRLREHGCLVARAPSDAAEVAVLCSTALTGAARPPPGPITAAPPRRLDDQALAALSSASSSINCECPRHLADILMMLASFERYSYQCQNRNASDAALHEDLGRSAGHARVMMEQALERLAYAEGLPLPDKQ; from the coding sequence ATGTCGAAAGCCGAACCGAAACCAGAATTGAAGCCCACAGGCTATCGCAGCGGCGTGGCCGCGCGGCTGGCGGGCCTGCCGGTGGAAACACTGCGCGTGTGGGAGCGCCGCTACGGCGTCTCCGATGTCGACCGCTCGCCACACGGCCAACGCCTGTACTCGGCCGACCAGGTCCGCCGGCTGGGCCTGCTCAAGCGCGTGGTCGACCAGGGACACGCGATCGGCACCGTGGCCCGGCTTGCGGCCGATGAACTGATCGCGCTGGCCGGCGCCGCGCCTTCGCCCGCCGCCCCCGGCGCCGCCACGCAAACGATCAAGATCGCGGTGGCAGGCGCCGGTTTGGCGCGCCGCCTTAGCGCCATCCGCACTTCGCCGGAGCTCGATATCGTCGCCAGCTGCTTCCAGCTCGAAGGCGCGGCAGAGGCCATGGCCGGCGTAACGGCCGACGTGCTGCTGATCGAATCGTCCGAGATGAGCGCCGACGCGCTGCCGCAAATCCAGGCAGCGCGCCGCGCGATGCAGGTGCGCACCGTGGTGGTTCTGTACCGTTTCTGCGATAGCGCGACCGTTCGCCGCTTGCGTGAACATGGCTGCCTGGTGGCGCGCGCGCCGTCCGACGCCGCCGAAGTGGCGGTTTTATGCAGCACGGCGCTGACTGGCGCGGCGCGTCCGCCGCCAGGTCCGATCACGGCGGCGCCACCGCGCCGCCTCGACGACCAGGCACTGGCGGCGCTGTCGTCGGCCTCTTCCAGCATCAATTGTGAGTGCCCTCGCCATCTGGCGGATATACTGATGATGCTGGCAAGTTTCGAACGCTATAGCTACCAGTGCCAAAATCGCAACGCCAGCGACGCGGCGCTGCACGAAGACCTGGGCCGCAGCGCCGGCCACGCGCGCGTTATGATGGAGCAGGCGCTGGAACGACTGGCGTATGCCGAAGGCCTGCCCCTGCCCGACAAGCAGTGA
- a CDS encoding BLUF domain-containing protein, protein MLVRLLYASRAAADTQTGAVTAIMQHSHAYNPKHGITGVLCHSDRAYLQVIEGGRDQVNRLYGKILRDTRHTDVVLLHYEEICERRYSGWTMGQTNLNKLNPGTLLRYSATAEFDPHSLSGKSSLALIDELMAAAAVLGRA, encoded by the coding sequence ATGCTCGTCCGACTTTTGTACGCCAGCCGCGCGGCCGCAGATACCCAAACGGGCGCGGTCACGGCCATCATGCAGCACTCGCATGCCTACAATCCCAAGCACGGCATCACCGGCGTGCTGTGCCATAGCGACCGCGCCTACCTGCAGGTCATCGAGGGTGGGCGCGACCAGGTCAACCGCCTGTACGGGAAGATTTTGCGCGACACGCGCCATACCGACGTGGTGCTGCTGCATTACGAGGAAATCTGCGAACGCCGCTACTCCGGCTGGACCATGGGGCAGACCAATTTGAACAAGCTCAATCCGGGCACGTTGCTGCGCTACTCGGCGACGGCGGAGTTCGACCCGCATTCGCTGTCGGGGAAAAGCTCCCTGGCGTTGATCGATGAGCTGATGGCTGCGGCGGCGGTATTGGGCCGCGCCTGA
- a CDS encoding FAD-dependent oxidoreductase, whose product MPETRLNVAVVGAGLAGLSCGRHLQNAGCRVTVFEKARGPGGRMSTRRADGWQCDHGAQYFTVRDNAFREEVARWEAAGVAALWEPKIAVIGGGKAEPDSVVRFVGVPRMSAPAAWLAGGLQVHSGVTIDDMRHEEEGWRLHSKEHGLHPERYDALVLAVPAPQAAVLLEPLLPLTAMQSNAVAMLPSWTLMLRFAQPYKPGYDAAFINDGPLRWIARDSSKPGRAGSEVWVLQASAEWSAVHIEDDETVVTALLLDAFAKLGGPAPEAVTAHRWRYAKAGAASSRQAVWLPAVQVGLCGDWLGGGRVEDAWLSGLALAAKVLARTPCLP is encoded by the coding sequence ATGCCTGAAACACGTCTTAATGTGGCGGTGGTCGGAGCCGGGTTGGCCGGCCTGTCATGCGGACGGCATTTGCAGAACGCGGGTTGCCGCGTGACGGTATTCGAGAAGGCGCGCGGCCCCGGCGGCCGCATGAGCACCCGCCGCGCCGACGGCTGGCAGTGCGACCACGGCGCCCAATACTTCACGGTGCGGGACAACGCCTTCCGCGAGGAGGTCGCGCGCTGGGAGGCGGCCGGCGTGGCCGCGCTGTGGGAGCCGAAGATCGCCGTCATCGGCGGCGGCAAGGCTGAGCCCGATAGTGTCGTGCGCTTCGTCGGTGTGCCGCGCATGAGCGCTCCGGCCGCGTGGCTAGCCGGCGGCCTGCAGGTGCACAGCGGCGTCACCATCGATGATATGCGCCATGAGGAGGAAGGATGGCGCCTGCATTCGAAGGAGCATGGCTTGCATCCCGAGCGTTACGACGCGCTGGTGCTCGCGGTGCCGGCGCCGCAGGCGGCCGTGCTACTGGAACCCTTGTTGCCACTGACGGCGATGCAGTCGAACGCCGTCGCCATGCTGCCCAGCTGGACCTTGATGCTGCGTTTCGCGCAGCCTTACAAGCCGGGGTACGACGCCGCCTTCATCAACGACGGGCCGCTGCGCTGGATCGCGCGCGACAGTTCAAAACCCGGCCGTGCCGGTAGCGAGGTGTGGGTGCTGCAGGCCAGCGCGGAGTGGAGCGCCGTCCACATCGAGGATGACGAGACGGTTGTGACGGCGCTGCTGCTGGACGCCTTCGCGAAGCTCGGCGGTCCGGCGCCGGAAGCCGTCACCGCACACCGCTGGCGTTACGCCAAGGCCGGCGCGGCGTCGTCGCGGCAGGCTGTGTGGCTGCCTGCGGTGCAGGTCGGCCTGTGCGGCGACTGGCTGGGTGGCGGCCGGGTGGAGGACGCGTGGTTGAGCGGCCTGGCGCTGGCCGCCAAGGTGCTGGCTAGAACTCCGTGCTTGCCGTGA